A region from the Dehalococcoidia bacterium genome encodes:
- a CDS encoding enoyl-CoA hydratase/isomerase family protein: MSDVIQLDIKDSVATITLNRPDTLNAYNMAMRDGMWAALSAVRDAPDVRAVILRGAGERAFCVGADLSEFGSNPSQVSARQVRFERDVWGLWKNIRKPFVAALHGFVLGSGIEMALWCDLRIAADDCVFALPEVQLGMIPAAGGTQTLPRAIRPGVAMDMLLRCERIDAEQALRIGLVHRVVPRARVFAEAEAAARRLAALPGGVVRYTKEALAGGADMPLRDALALERRLAARRLKRDISQNVKF; this comes from the coding sequence ATGTCTGACGTCATCCAACTGGACATAAAAGACAGCGTCGCCACCATCACGCTGAACCGTCCCGACACGCTGAACGCCTACAACATGGCGATGCGGGACGGCATGTGGGCGGCGCTCTCCGCCGTGCGCGACGCCCCGGACGTGCGCGCCGTTATCCTGCGCGGCGCGGGCGAGCGGGCCTTCTGCGTCGGCGCGGACCTCTCGGAGTTCGGGAGCAACCCGTCGCAGGTCTCCGCGCGCCAGGTCCGCTTCGAGCGCGACGTCTGGGGGCTGTGGAAGAACATCCGCAAGCCGTTCGTCGCGGCGCTGCACGGGTTCGTGCTCGGCTCCGGCATCGAGATGGCGCTGTGGTGCGACCTGCGTATAGCGGCGGACGATTGTGTGTTCGCCCTGCCGGAGGTCCAGCTTGGCATGATTCCCGCGGCGGGCGGCACGCAGACGCTGCCGCGCGCTATTCGGCCCGGCGTGGCGATGGACATGCTGCTCCGGTGCGAGCGGATAGACGCGGAGCAGGCGCTGCGCATCGGGCTTGTGCATCGCGTCGTCCCGCGGGCGCGGGTGTTCGCGGAGGCCGAGGCAGCCGCGCGGCGGCTCGCGGCGCTGCCGGGGGGCGTCGTACGCTACACGAAGGAGGCGCTGGCCGGGGGAGCGGATATGCCGCTGCGGGATGCGCTGGCTCTGGAGCGCCGGCTGGCGGCGCGGCGCCTGAAGCGGGATATTTCGCAAAACGTCAAATTTTGA